Proteins encoded together in one Gemmatimonadales bacterium window:
- a CDS encoding CTP synthase translates to MVERGGTKQQATKYVFVTGGVVSSLGKGIAAASLGRLLADRGLRVTIQKFDPYINVDPGTMSPFQHGEVYVTDDGAETDLDLGHYERFIDRSLSQANNITTGRIYQSVITKERRGEYLGSTVQVIPHITDEIKGAIRRLAPDHDVVITEIGGTVGDIESLPFLEAIRQFRQEVGRDNSLFIHLTLVPFIAATGELKTKPTQHSVRELMEIGIQPDILICRSERPLPEELRRKIALFCNVDFGCVVESPDVKSIYEIPLRLHEQGLDREVCQRLRLDTPEPDLKGWREMVEKILRPNDRVRIAIVGKYTELVDAYKSVQEALTHGGIANNVGVTMEWISSDRFTDFDTATKLLAPYDGLLIPGGFGIRGIEGMVQAAEAAREKRLPFFGICLGMQVAIIEFARNVCGIADANSSEFEAECGNPVVSLLPSQRNVQDLGGTMRLGAYACRLRPGSQIARIYGITETSERHRHRYEVDNGYRDLFAEHGMRLTGLSPDGSLVEMLELPDHPWFIGCQFHPELKSRPTRPHPLFASFIAAAYDVRRRRGEASAAAQPAAALSS, encoded by the coding sequence GTGGTGGAGCGCGGCGGGACCAAGCAGCAGGCGACCAAGTACGTGTTCGTGACCGGCGGCGTGGTGTCTTCCCTCGGGAAGGGCATCGCCGCCGCTTCGCTGGGGCGCCTCCTGGCGGACCGTGGGCTGCGGGTCACGATCCAGAAGTTCGACCCGTACATCAACGTGGACCCCGGGACGATGTCGCCGTTCCAGCACGGCGAGGTGTACGTCACCGACGACGGCGCCGAGACCGACCTGGACCTGGGTCACTACGAGCGGTTCATCGACCGGTCGCTGTCGCAGGCCAACAACATCACGACCGGGCGGATCTACCAGTCGGTCATCACCAAGGAGCGCCGGGGCGAGTACCTGGGCTCGACGGTGCAGGTCATCCCCCACATCACCGACGAGATCAAGGGCGCGATCCGCCGCCTGGCGCCGGACCACGACGTGGTGATCACGGAGATCGGGGGCACGGTGGGCGACATCGAGTCGCTGCCGTTCCTCGAGGCCATCCGCCAGTTCCGCCAGGAGGTGGGCCGCGACAACTCGCTGTTCATCCACCTCACGCTGGTCCCGTTCATCGCCGCCACGGGCGAGCTCAAGACCAAGCCCACGCAGCACTCGGTGCGCGAGCTGATGGAGATCGGGATCCAGCCCGACATCCTGATCTGCCGCAGCGAGCGTCCGCTGCCCGAGGAGCTGCGGCGCAAGATCGCGCTGTTCTGCAACGTGGACTTCGGCTGCGTGGTCGAGTCGCCGGACGTGAAGAGCATCTACGAGATCCCGCTCCGGCTCCACGAGCAGGGCCTGGACCGCGAGGTGTGCCAGCGGCTGCGGCTCGACACGCCGGAGCCCGATCTCAAGGGCTGGCGCGAGATGGTGGAGAAGATCCTCCGGCCCAACGACCGGGTGCGGATCGCGATCGTGGGCAAGTACACCGAGCTGGTGGACGCGTACAAGTCGGTGCAGGAGGCGCTGACCCACGGCGGCATCGCCAACAACGTCGGCGTGACGATGGAGTGGATCTCCAGCGACCGGTTCACCGACTTCGACACCGCGACGAAGCTGCTCGCCCCCTACGACGGGCTGCTGATCCCCGGCGGCTTCGGGATTCGCGGCATCGAGGGCATGGTGCAGGCGGCGGAGGCGGCGCGCGAGAAGCGGCTGCCGTTCTTCGGCATCTGCCTGGGGATGCAGGTCGCGATCATCGAGTTCGCGCGCAACGTGTGCGGGATCGCGGACGCCAACTCGTCGGAGTTCGAGGCCGAGTGCGGCAACCCGGTGGTCTCGCTGCTGCCCTCGCAGCGCAACGTGCAGGACCTTGGCGGGACGATGCGGCTGGGGGCCTACGCCTGCCGGCTGCGTCCCGGCTCGCAGATCGCCCGGATCTACGGGATCACCGAGACCAGCGAGCGGCACCGCCACCGCTACGAGGTGGACAACGGGTATCGCGACCTGTTCGCGGAGCACGGGATGCGGCTGACGGGGCTCTCGCCCGACGGCTCGCTGGTCGAGATGCTCGAGCTGCCCGATCACCCGTGGTTCATCGGCTGTCAGTTCCACCCCGAGCTGAAGTCGCGGCCGACGCGGCCGCACCCGCTGTTCGCCAGCTTCATCGCGGCCGCGTACGACGTCCGCCGCCGTCGCGGAGAGGCGTCCGCCGCCGCCCAGCCCGCGGCCGCCCTCTCGTCGTAA
- a CDS encoding aminodeoxychorismate/anthranilate synthase component II: MIFVLDNYDSFTYNLAQYLGELGAEPRVERNDALTAQDVLAAGPRGVVISPGPGVPERAGISVSLVRAAADAGLPLLGVCLGHQAIAVAFGGRVARATRLMHGKSSPVRHDGTGVLAGVPSPFEAMRYHSLVVEPAALPEDLVATAWSADRDDDPELMALRHRELPIHGVQFHPESIGTAVGKGILRNFLDGCRTP; this comes from the coding sequence ATGATCTTCGTCCTCGACAACTACGACTCGTTCACCTACAACCTCGCCCAGTACCTCGGCGAGCTGGGCGCGGAGCCGCGGGTCGAGCGCAACGACGCCCTCACCGCGCAGGACGTGCTGGCCGCCGGGCCCCGGGGGGTGGTCATCTCCCCCGGGCCCGGCGTGCCGGAGCGCGCGGGGATCTCGGTGAGCCTGGTGCGGGCGGCGGCCGACGCGGGGCTGCCGCTGCTCGGGGTCTGCCTGGGCCACCAGGCCATCGCCGTCGCGTTCGGCGGCCGGGTGGCCCGTGCGACGCGGCTGATGCACGGCAAGTCCTCCCCCGTGCGCCACGACGGCACCGGCGTGCTGGCCGGCGTTCCCTCGCCGTTCGAGGCGATGCGCTACCACTCGCTCGTGGTCGAGCCGGCGGCGCTGCCGGAGGACCTCGTGGCCACCGCCTGGTCGGCGGACCGGGACGACGACCCGGAGCTGATGGCGCTCCGCCACCGCGAGCTGCCGATTCACGGGGTCCAGTTCCACCCCGAGTCCATCGGGACGGCGGTGGGCAAGGGCATCCTGCGCAACTTCCTGGACGGCTGCCGAACCCCCTAG
- the kdsB gene encoding 3-deoxy-manno-octulosonate cytidylyltransferase has translation MHGARVLGVVPARLGAERLPGKPLRLLAGKPLIEWVVRNAQESGALDTVVVATEAREVVAAVERAGFRAVMTRETHASGTSRVAEVAALVEFAPYQVIVNVQGDEPFLPREAIRGAVAEVERGADVGTAAVPVDARAAASPNVVKVVVGEDGRALYFSRSLIPHPRDTGAAAQYWQHLGVYAFRPAALARWVGLPPTGPEQAEKLEQLRPLGHGMTIGVARLAEPALPGIDTEDDLRRAEAHLSARGGP, from the coding sequence GTGCACGGCGCTAGGGTCCTGGGAGTCGTTCCGGCCCGGCTCGGCGCGGAGCGGCTCCCGGGCAAGCCCCTGCGGCTGCTCGCCGGCAAGCCGCTGATCGAGTGGGTGGTGCGCAACGCGCAGGAGTCGGGTGCGCTCGACACCGTGGTGGTCGCGACCGAGGCGCGGGAGGTGGTGGCCGCGGTCGAGCGGGCGGGATTCCGGGCGGTGATGACCCGGGAGACGCACGCCTCGGGCACGTCGCGCGTGGCCGAGGTGGCGGCGCTGGTGGAGTTCGCCCCGTACCAGGTGATCGTGAACGTGCAGGGCGACGAGCCGTTCCTGCCCCGCGAGGCGATCCGGGGCGCGGTGGCGGAAGTGGAGCGGGGCGCGGACGTGGGGACCGCGGCGGTGCCGGTGGACGCGCGCGCCGCGGCGTCGCCGAACGTGGTCAAGGTGGTCGTCGGTGAGGACGGGCGGGCGCTGTACTTCTCCCGGAGCCTGATCCCGCACCCGCGGGACACCGGGGCGGCGGCGCAGTACTGGCAGCACCTGGGCGTGTACGCGTTCCGGCCCGCGGCGTTGGCGCGCTGGGTCGGTCTGCCGCCCACCGGCCCGGAGCAGGCCGAGAAGCTGGAGCAGCTGCGGCCGCTGGGCCACGGCATGACCATCGGGGTGGCGCGGCTGGCGGAGCCGGCGCTGCCCGGGATCGACACCGAGGACGACTTGCGGCGCGCGGAGGCCCACCTGAGCGCCAGAGGAGGTCCGTAG